Proteins from one Carassius gibelio isolate Cgi1373 ecotype wild population from Czech Republic chromosome A25, carGib1.2-hapl.c, whole genome shotgun sequence genomic window:
- the LOC127947325 gene encoding kelch-like protein 25 isoform X1 has translation MQTPPQFLTVSACAWVGSFCRFRGIGTGENLDVLEKMSVSVHENRKSRTSTGSMNISLFHKPSHPDSVLTHLNTLRKQCMFTDVTLWAGDRSFPCHRAVLAACSRYFEAMFSGGLRESLDNEVNFRDSVHPEVLELLLDFAYSSRVIINEENAESLLEAGDMLQFHDIRDAAAEFLEKNLHASNCLGMMLLSDAHQCKRLYELSWRMCLIHFETLRDTEDFCGLSKDKLLDLILSDELEVEDEQVVFNAVMRWIRYDLDSRRDYLPELLRGLRLALLPSECLIEAVACEELVMSDKRSRQIVDEAMQCKKKILQNDGIVTSPCARPRKAGHTLLILGGQTFMCDKIYQVDHKAKEIIPKSDLPSPRKEFSACAIGCKVYVTGGRGSENGVSKDVWIYDTVHEEWSKGAPMLIARFGHGSAELENCLYVVGGHTAIAGVFPASPSVSLKQVERYDPLTNKWTMMAPLRDGVSNAAVVSAKLKLFVFGGTTIHRDKASKVQCYDPVENRWTIAAECPQPWRYTAAAVLGSQIFIMGGDTEFTAAFAYRFDCETNQWTRVGDMTSKRMSCHAVASGNKLYVVGGYFGAQRCKTLDCYDPTSDSWNSITTVPYSLIPTAFVSTWKHLPA, from the coding sequence ttcGAGGTATTGGAACCGGTGAAAATTTGGACGTGCTGGAAAAGATGTCAGTCAGCGTCCATGAAAACCGCAAATCCAGGACGAGCACAGGCTCCATGAACATTTCGCTCTTCCACAAGCCTTCACATCCAGACAGTGTGCTCACCCACCTCAATACCCTGCGCAAACAGTGCATGTTCACAGATGTGACACTATGGGCAGGCGACCGCTCCTTTCCCTGTCACAGAGCTGTGCTTGCTGCTTGCAGTCGCTACTTTGAAGCCATGTTTAGCGGTGGCCTCCGTGAAAGCCTTGACAATGAGGTTAACTTTCGAGACAGTGTTCACCCAGAAGTTCTGGAGCTGCTGTTGGACTTTGCTTACTCCTCGCGTGTCATCATCAATGAGGAGAACGCAGAGTCACTTCTCGAGGCTGGAGATATGCTGCAGTTTCATGACATCCGGGATGCAGCAGCAGAATTTCTGGAGAAGAATTTGCATGCATCCAACTGCTTAGGGATGATGCTGCTCTCAGACGCCCATCAGTGCAAGCGGCTCTATGAGCTGTCGTGGAGGATGTGCCTCATCCACTTTGAGACTCTTCGAGACACTGAAGACTTCTGCGGCCTCTCGAAAGACAAGCTTCTGGATCTCATCCTTAGCGATGAGCTGGAGGTTGAAGATGAACAGGTTGTGTTCAACGCAGTCATGCGCTGGATTAGGTATGACCTAGACAGCCGCAGAGACTATCTTCCCGAACTGCTGCGAGGACTACGCCTTGCACTGTTACCCTCAGAATGCCTCATTGAGGCCGTTGCATGTGAGGAACTTGTGATGTCAGATAAAAGGAGCCGACAGATTGTCGATGAGGCCATGCAGTGCAAGAAAAAGATTCTGCAGAATGACGGGATTGTCACCAGCCCCTGCGCCAGGCCTCGAAAAGCTGGGCACACTCTGCTCATTCTGGGGGGTCAGACATTTATGTGTGATAAGATCTACCAAGTGGATCACAAAGCAAAAGAGATCATCCCTAAATCAGATCTTCCCAGTCCGAGGAAGGAGTTCAGTGCATGTGCCATTGGCTGCAAAGTTTACGTGACAGGAGGTAGGGGGTCGGAAAATGGAGTGTCTAAGGATGTTTGGATATATGACACGGTACATGAAGAATGGTCCAAAGGTGCCCCTATGCTAATTGCACGTTTTGGACACGGCTCGGCTGAACTTGAAAACTGCCTTTATGTTGTTGGGGGTCACACTGCTATAGCAGGTGTCTTCCCAGCCTCCCCATCAGTATCTCTTAAACAGGTTGAGCGGTATGACCCCCTGACCAACAAATGGACAATGATGGCACCGCTTAGGGATGGTGTCAGCAATGCAGCAGTGGTCAGCGCCAAGCTAAAACTCTTTGTGTTTGGTGGAACAACCATACACAGGGACAAGGCCTCAAAGGTCCAGTGCTATGACCCTGTTGAGAACCGTTGGACAATAGCTGCCGAATGCCCTCAACCCTGGAGATACACGGCCGCTGCTGTCCTCGGCAGTCAGATATTCATAATGGGTGGTGATACAGAGTTTACAGCAGCATTTGCCTATCGATTTGATTGCGAGACCAATCAATGGACACGTGTAGGTGACATGACTTCTAAAAGAATGAGCTGCCATGCTGTGGCCTCTGGTAATAAACTCTATGTGGTCGGCGGATATTTCGGTGCACAGCGGTGTAAAACCCTGGATTGCTATGATCCCACATCAGATAGCTGGAATAGCATCACTACCGTGCCTTATTCACTGATTCCAACTGCATTTGTAAGCACCTGGAAACATCTTCCTGCCTAG
- the LOC127947325 gene encoding kelch-like protein 25 isoform X2, which translates to MSVSVHENRKSRTSTGSMNISLFHKPSHPDSVLTHLNTLRKQCMFTDVTLWAGDRSFPCHRAVLAACSRYFEAMFSGGLRESLDNEVNFRDSVHPEVLELLLDFAYSSRVIINEENAESLLEAGDMLQFHDIRDAAAEFLEKNLHASNCLGMMLLSDAHQCKRLYELSWRMCLIHFETLRDTEDFCGLSKDKLLDLILSDELEVEDEQVVFNAVMRWIRYDLDSRRDYLPELLRGLRLALLPSECLIEAVACEELVMSDKRSRQIVDEAMQCKKKILQNDGIVTSPCARPRKAGHTLLILGGQTFMCDKIYQVDHKAKEIIPKSDLPSPRKEFSACAIGCKVYVTGGRGSENGVSKDVWIYDTVHEEWSKGAPMLIARFGHGSAELENCLYVVGGHTAIAGVFPASPSVSLKQVERYDPLTNKWTMMAPLRDGVSNAAVVSAKLKLFVFGGTTIHRDKASKVQCYDPVENRWTIAAECPQPWRYTAAAVLGSQIFIMGGDTEFTAAFAYRFDCETNQWTRVGDMTSKRMSCHAVASGNKLYVVGGYFGAQRCKTLDCYDPTSDSWNSITTVPYSLIPTAFVSTWKHLPA; encoded by the coding sequence ATGTCAGTCAGCGTCCATGAAAACCGCAAATCCAGGACGAGCACAGGCTCCATGAACATTTCGCTCTTCCACAAGCCTTCACATCCAGACAGTGTGCTCACCCACCTCAATACCCTGCGCAAACAGTGCATGTTCACAGATGTGACACTATGGGCAGGCGACCGCTCCTTTCCCTGTCACAGAGCTGTGCTTGCTGCTTGCAGTCGCTACTTTGAAGCCATGTTTAGCGGTGGCCTCCGTGAAAGCCTTGACAATGAGGTTAACTTTCGAGACAGTGTTCACCCAGAAGTTCTGGAGCTGCTGTTGGACTTTGCTTACTCCTCGCGTGTCATCATCAATGAGGAGAACGCAGAGTCACTTCTCGAGGCTGGAGATATGCTGCAGTTTCATGACATCCGGGATGCAGCAGCAGAATTTCTGGAGAAGAATTTGCATGCATCCAACTGCTTAGGGATGATGCTGCTCTCAGACGCCCATCAGTGCAAGCGGCTCTATGAGCTGTCGTGGAGGATGTGCCTCATCCACTTTGAGACTCTTCGAGACACTGAAGACTTCTGCGGCCTCTCGAAAGACAAGCTTCTGGATCTCATCCTTAGCGATGAGCTGGAGGTTGAAGATGAACAGGTTGTGTTCAACGCAGTCATGCGCTGGATTAGGTATGACCTAGACAGCCGCAGAGACTATCTTCCCGAACTGCTGCGAGGACTACGCCTTGCACTGTTACCCTCAGAATGCCTCATTGAGGCCGTTGCATGTGAGGAACTTGTGATGTCAGATAAAAGGAGCCGACAGATTGTCGATGAGGCCATGCAGTGCAAGAAAAAGATTCTGCAGAATGACGGGATTGTCACCAGCCCCTGCGCCAGGCCTCGAAAAGCTGGGCACACTCTGCTCATTCTGGGGGGTCAGACATTTATGTGTGATAAGATCTACCAAGTGGATCACAAAGCAAAAGAGATCATCCCTAAATCAGATCTTCCCAGTCCGAGGAAGGAGTTCAGTGCATGTGCCATTGGCTGCAAAGTTTACGTGACAGGAGGTAGGGGGTCGGAAAATGGAGTGTCTAAGGATGTTTGGATATATGACACGGTACATGAAGAATGGTCCAAAGGTGCCCCTATGCTAATTGCACGTTTTGGACACGGCTCGGCTGAACTTGAAAACTGCCTTTATGTTGTTGGGGGTCACACTGCTATAGCAGGTGTCTTCCCAGCCTCCCCATCAGTATCTCTTAAACAGGTTGAGCGGTATGACCCCCTGACCAACAAATGGACAATGATGGCACCGCTTAGGGATGGTGTCAGCAATGCAGCAGTGGTCAGCGCCAAGCTAAAACTCTTTGTGTTTGGTGGAACAACCATACACAGGGACAAGGCCTCAAAGGTCCAGTGCTATGACCCTGTTGAGAACCGTTGGACAATAGCTGCCGAATGCCCTCAACCCTGGAGATACACGGCCGCTGCTGTCCTCGGCAGTCAGATATTCATAATGGGTGGTGATACAGAGTTTACAGCAGCATTTGCCTATCGATTTGATTGCGAGACCAATCAATGGACACGTGTAGGTGACATGACTTCTAAAAGAATGAGCTGCCATGCTGTGGCCTCTGGTAATAAACTCTATGTGGTCGGCGGATATTTCGGTGCACAGCGGTGTAAAACCCTGGATTGCTATGATCCCACATCAGATAGCTGGAATAGCATCACTACCGTGCCTTATTCACTGATTCCAACTGCATTTGTAAGCACCTGGAAACATCTTCCTGCCTAG